One Paraburkholderia flagellata genomic window carries:
- a CDS encoding NAD(P)/FAD-dependent oxidoreductase, with the protein MLKFRNQAHAPSYYAASANDTAHHAPLAGRVCVDVCVVGGGFTGLCTALNLAQRGFSVALLEASRIGWGASGRNGGQLITGYSCGIDTFAHSMSQEDVRRIWDMGLESVEIVREQIDAHGIDCDLTFGYLNVANKPRHADALQAWRDEAASRFGYRGYRYVEAADLGSYVESKRYVGGLYSEDSGHLHPLNYALGLARAAKAAGVSLYEDTCAVSLRKNAVGHEVLCEKGQVEARYVVLAGNAYLGRLAPTLKRKILPVATYVIATEPLGKARARALMPADAAICDSNHALEYFRLSKDGRLLWGGRASCSTRLPANTGEAMRLDMLKTFPQLADVKIDYAWGGLIDATMNRAPHFGRLAPSVYFAQGFSGHGVNVTALAGRLIAEAVGTQAARFDLFGRIRHRDFPGGPLLRKPMLALAMAWHAMQDMF; encoded by the coding sequence ATGCTCAAATTCAGGAATCAGGCGCACGCGCCCTCGTATTACGCAGCCAGCGCCAATGACACGGCGCATCACGCGCCACTTGCGGGACGCGTGTGCGTGGACGTCTGTGTCGTCGGCGGCGGGTTCACCGGTCTTTGCACGGCGCTCAATCTTGCCCAACGCGGTTTCTCAGTGGCCTTGCTCGAAGCTTCTCGCATAGGCTGGGGGGCGAGCGGCCGCAATGGCGGTCAGTTGATCACGGGATATTCGTGCGGCATCGACACCTTCGCGCATTCGATGTCTCAGGAGGACGTGCGCCGCATCTGGGACATGGGGCTCGAATCGGTCGAGATCGTCCGCGAGCAGATCGACGCGCACGGTATCGACTGCGATCTCACCTTCGGCTACCTGAACGTGGCCAACAAGCCGCGCCACGCCGACGCGCTTCAGGCGTGGCGCGACGAGGCGGCGTCGCGCTTCGGCTATCGTGGCTACCGCTATGTCGAAGCGGCGGACCTGGGAAGCTATGTCGAGTCGAAACGTTACGTGGGCGGTCTCTATAGCGAGGACAGCGGCCACCTGCACCCGCTCAACTACGCACTGGGGCTCGCGCGCGCTGCGAAGGCAGCCGGTGTTTCACTCTACGAAGACACGTGCGCGGTGTCTTTGCGCAAGAACGCTGTGGGCCACGAGGTTCTGTGCGAGAAAGGGCAGGTGGAGGCCCGCTACGTCGTGCTCGCGGGCAACGCGTACCTCGGTCGGCTCGCGCCCACGCTCAAGCGCAAGATCCTGCCGGTGGCAACTTACGTGATCGCAACCGAGCCGCTCGGAAAGGCGAGGGCGCGCGCACTGATGCCCGCCGATGCCGCGATTTGCGACAGCAATCATGCGCTCGAATATTTCCGGCTGTCGAAAGACGGGCGGCTGCTGTGGGGCGGCAGGGCCAGTTGTTCGACCCGCTTGCCGGCCAATACAGGCGAGGCCATGCGCCTCGACATGCTGAAAACCTTTCCGCAACTCGCGGACGTGAAGATCGACTACGCGTGGGGCGGTCTCATCGACGCGACGATGAACCGCGCACCGCACTTTGGCCGCCTCGCGCCAAGCGTTTATTTCGCGCAGGGCTTTTCCGGTCATGGCGTGAACGTCACGGCGCTCGCGGGCAGGCTGATCGCGGAGGCGGTCGGCACACAGGCAGCGCGCTTCGATCTGTTCGGCCGGATCCGGCATCGCGACTTCCCGGGCGGACCGCTGTTGCGAAAGCCGATGCTGGCACTGGCGATGGCGTGGCATGCGATGCAGGACATGTTTTGA